One genomic segment of Coregonus clupeaformis isolate EN_2021a unplaced genomic scaffold, ASM2061545v1 scaf2379, whole genome shotgun sequence includes these proteins:
- the LOC123488541 gene encoding C-C motif chemokine 13-like has product MKTLTALLLLGLLCSLHTTSAAVIALETATECCMHFTRRIPLNQVVSLRATSSSCPRKALIFTTKKGKTFCVDPSEAWVQSHVTKIESRSTMMSSTAIPS; this is encoded by the exons ATGAAGACCCTGACTGCTCTACTCCTCCTGGGACTGCTCTGCTCCCTCCATACCACgtctgcag CTGTCATTGCGTTGGAAACGGCAACTGAATGCTGTATGCATTTCACCCGGAGGATCCCTCTCAATCAAGTGGTTTCTCTCAGAGCAACCTCCAGTAGCTGCCCTCGCAAAGCACTGAT TTTCACCACAAAGAAAGGGAAGACATTTTGTGTTGACCCTTCTGAAGCCTGGGTCCAGAGTCATGTGACCAAGATTGAGAGCAGATCGACCATGATGTCGTCAACCGCCATCCCCTCCTAA
- the LOC121583607 gene encoding gamma-aminobutyric acid receptor-associated protein-like 2, with translation MNWYNTVIVEKVSGSQIVDIDKRKYLVPSDITVAQFMWIIRKRIQLPSEKAIFLFVDKTVPQSSITMGQLYEKEKDEDGFLYVAYSGENTFGV, from the exons atgaactggtataatact GTAATCGTGGAGAAGGTGTCTGGGTCTCAGATTGTGGACATTGACAAGAGGAAGTATTTGGTGCCCTCTGACATCACGGTGGCCCAGTTCATGTGGATCATCAGGAAACGCATCCAGCTGCCCTCGGAGAAGGCGATCTTCCTCTTCGTTGATAAGACCGTGCCTCAGTCCAG CATCACCATGGGACAGCTGTACGAGAAGGAGAAGGACGAGGACGGCTTTTTGTACGTGGCGTACAGCGGAGAGAACACCTTCGGTGTCTAG